One Gopherus evgoodei ecotype Sinaloan lineage chromosome 1, rGopEvg1_v1.p, whole genome shotgun sequence genomic window, ACTTGATTACTAATAAGGAGAGACTCTCATATGGCCGGCACTACATAATAAATAGGTTGACTTGTGTTTTCCACTTCCATTTACTGAACACCAAATATTTTAACCAGATGAATGTGTGTTAGTCTTCCCGCCCTATACTGAGTAGATAGTGGTATGCCACTGGGTGCAGGCATATGAGGAAGGAAGAGAATTGGCTGAAAGAGCTTTTTCATTACAATGTCTGATGGCTAATGCTTGAATTTTCCTCCCTTTATCTTCTCTCTATTTTTTGTCTCCTCCCATACTCTATGAGAGGGTCTGCCACTTGAGTAAGAACAGTTAAATAGTGAGGGGCTGGAAAAAGCTGGCTCCTTTCATTCTCGCACCAACTCTGGATCTACCCAAGTAACAGTTCAGTACCTTATCCCATAAGGGCAAGCAGTATTACAGACACTACCGATCTTTTCAACTTTCTACTATTATGGGATGCCTGAGCATGATTATTAAAGCTATAGCTGACTGCATCAAGTTACCCTGCATGCCATTACCACAAATGTGAGAGAAAGCATGCAACAACTGAACTGCATATTTTAGGCAGCTCTttaaaccagtggctctcaaccttcgcAGATTACTGTACCTCTTGCAGGAGTCTGATTCCTCTTTGGTACCATGCCttacttaaaaactgcttgcttacaaaatcaagcaTAAAAAtaccaaagtgtcacagcacactgttacagaaaaaaaatgcttatttgctcatttttaccatacaattataaaataaatcaattggaatgtaaatatacttacatttcagtatatagtatacagagcagtataaagtcattgtatgaaattttagtttgtactgacttagcCTGtgttttttatgtagtctgttgtaaaactagacaaatatctaaatgagttgatgtaccccctggaagacctttgcGTCCCCctggttgggaaccactgaaaagtacataatatattttaatatgcaaCAGCTCTGTACAATATTCTTATGCCAGTCACAAAAAATAAATTCTAGTAGTACTttaaagcaggcctgcacaacattcAGCCACCGGGCAGCATGTAGCCCATGTGGGCTCACTGTGGGGCCCACggggggggtgagtaggcaagtggcagggtggggcaagCCAATGGCTGGCCAGCCGGCTGGTGGGTGGGGTGGTGAAGAGGCCAGTggcaggctggggagtgagggtGAACcagtggcagggggctggggcagcaggagaaggTATGAGGCCAGCGGGGGGCAGGCAAGTGAGCTGGCGGTGGGGGAAGCTGGCAAGCTGGCAGTGCACAGGCAAGTGAGCTGGCAgtagcgggggggtgggggagagtaggCGAGCCGGCGGGCAGTGGTGAGGGAGCAGGTGAGCcagcggcgggggagggggactgaggCGAGCTGGCGGGGGCAGGtaaggggggactgaggaggcgAGCAGGCAGTGGTGGAGGGGCTGAGGAAGCAAGCAGACGGGCAGTGGCGGGGTGGCTTTATACtagggggggtgaggaggcaagcgtCGAGTCGGTGGATGACCTGTTCTATTGATCATAAAAATtggtcctttttgctgcttttctctgtggTGGGGGTTGTCCCAGTGCTGCAAAGAGGGTGTTTCCAAAGgaaggtgcttgcttctaacCCCCGAGGCCGTCAGTATGTCTGCTCTTCTCTAGTcagcccacttgacaagtttaaggacatggctacacttgaaatttcaaagcgctgctgcggcagcgagtgtggtcggagcgccagcgctgggagagagctctcccagcgctgcacgtaaaccacatcccttacgggtgtagcttgcagcgctgggaactgtgctcccagcactgcagcactgattacactgaggctttacagtgctgtatcttgcagtgctcaggggggtgttttttcacacccctgagcgcgaaagttgcagcgctgtaaaatgccagtgtagccaagccctaattgtccttggtctggctcccagcccctctccaagggttgcagctgtctggaggtgctgccttccatgccttcctcattcacacctcattcattcaacagggcaattgattacaaagttgggggaagatcttattctacttctagcaaaaaaagacatttttcttttaccttaggGGCCTACTATAAcgtattaccaaggttcaataccactGTTTCAGCAgggtggcgctggggaaggagggtttgtttccacaggTAGCGGTGGAGGGGGTTGTTTCAGGGGGGCAGTGGGTTTCGGccatcagctgttttctttggagaaacatggccctcgctgctttacgagttTTGCAGGCCTGCTTTAAAGTATGTTTAAATAAAATCTACTCCTAACTGCTGTTACTTTCCCTATGCCGCCACCTCAGTTGGCATTACGATATATATGCTAACAAGCATGACTAACATTTTTATAATTCCAGGATTTTCCTTCCTTTAATTATACATTTACTAAACTTCATTTTGATATTGATTACAACTGAGATTTTCAACATGTATAATTTAATACAGCTACTGTTATCTTTGCATCTATGATTAGTAAAATGAATGTTATAAATGAAAACCCTTAGACAAATTATTTTGAAGGCATTAACTTAATATTTTATTGCACTTAACTATACTAATGCTAACATTTAATAAAGAGCATTACATGCAGCATTATATATGAGAATTTACAATACTGAAATAATCTCTGTTCTAAATTAAAATATAACTATAATTACACTAAATTCTATTTAAGGGCTTTCTAAGAAAGCACAAGATGGAATTTCACCCACAGGCTAACTAGCAGTTCTGCTACACATGTAATATATTGCACCATCATAGTAACTTTGCctgtttctcctcctcttttcatagatttttaaggccaaaaaagCCAATCGTCATCATCTAGCGTGAGTCAATAGAACCTCACCTAGTGATTCCTGcctcaagcccataacttctgtttaagTGATAGTGCAtcttttagaacagtggttccccaacgtggtgcccacggGTGCCACGGCACCcacgggggcatcttaatgcgcccgcgtcctggaccgtgggagagcacccgccgaaatacTGCTGAATTTCAGCggggacacctctcgatgatgaTGCTTGTCgctgacaagtgacatcatcgagaggcgctGCTCCCAAATTTTGGcagggatgcctctcgatgacgccgcttgccatcgacaagcgacgtcattgagaggtggcgccaccgaaatgccgccaaaattcagtgggtgctccacctccgaagtggtccttcgtctggcgccgacagacgaaaaggttggggaccactgttttagaatgctatccagttttgatttaaagacttcaagtgacagagaTTCTACCACATTACTATGTAAGTTGTGCCAATGGTTATTACACTCACTGTTACAAATGTGCGCCTTAAAATTCTAGTCTGAATTagtccagcttcagcttccaaccactgtATCTTGTTATGCCCTTTTCTGCTAAACAGCTATGTAGTACCAGAAATCTCTTCTCTACTACTTACAGCCCACAACTAACCTAAGGCAGACTATTTCAAGACCACTTACCTGCCTCTATTACTTTCTGAAATTTGAAACAAGGTGTCAAAAAGTTATTTCTGTTATGAAACATGCACATAGAGAAGAACAAGTTACTAACCACTTGATAAAGGGATGTAACTAGAACACCAAAAGTAGCAAACACCATTCCAAGGAAGTTAAACTTCACGTCATAATAGGAATTTAGGAATACACCTACAGTTATGGGAATCTGTAAGGAAAGAAAATGTTGGCTATTATTTACATTTGCTGCAGATGGAACTCAATGGATCAAAACTTGTTCTCCCCCAATGTTTTGGAAAGATCTGCACACACAACCTCACCCTTTTATCCAGAGTTGATCTCAGGCTTTATAACTAGAGATTGTAAAGTTATATTCCGTGATTAAGACATGGCATAAGCTATACACAAATTGTATTTGGAAGTAATAACAACTAGCACGTTTCATCTTTATAGAATTTTACAAAGATTGACTTGCACTTTCTTCCCTGCTGTGCTGGTAAACAGACCAGAAGCCCCATATAACACTGCTACAATCACTTGAtggtatgaaaaaaaaatcaaaatgacgtCAAGGCCATAACACTGACCcacaaaaattaaaattccaTTGAGGCCCCTAGCAGCTAGAGATGAGGTGGCAGCATTTGGTGATCGTGGTGAAGTTTTGCTCATTACTGGCTATTTCAGAGGTTTCCCCGCAATCCACACAAACAACAGCACCTAGACCCCGGTCACCAGCACGCGAGAGAAACATGTCCACTAACCCACTGCTTCTGCCCAAGGAGCCACAGACCCATCGAAATCCTGGTGACTCAACTAACAGATTTACTAAGCCAGTGAGCGGTAAGGTGCCTGGAAAGGGGGAAATAACCCTTTGGCAAGGGGCAAGCGGGAGAGGGGAAAGTCACAGGGAGCTGCTGCCTCCCCCGGCCGGGGCCACCCCGACCCGCCCTCCCCGCTCCGGTCCCCCGGCGGCCCAGGCGGCCAGGCTGAAAGCGGGGGCGCCGGGCGCTCACCAGGGTCAGTTTGATGCGCAGGGGGAAGCTCTTGCCGTAGAAGAGGCTCTGGATGGCCACGATGGCCGGCGTGGTCATGGCCTTGGCCAGCTGGTAGGTGCCGATGGTGTTGCTCTGCAGGGACAGGTTGGTGAACACCACGAAGCCGCAGAAGCTGAGCGCCAGGGGCAGCAGCTGGCGGGGCCGCAGGCTCTTGGGGGCGAAGACGCGCAGCGCCTGGCACAGGGCGAGGCCGAGCCAGGTGGCGGCGAAGTGCACCAGCGTGAGGCTCAGGTTGGGGAAGCCGAGCCGCACGTAAAGCCACTTGTTCAGGAACACGATGCAGATGGAGGCGGCCAGGTTCACCAGCAGCCCGGCCGCCAGCCACCCcggccctggccccggccccatgGCGCCCGGCAGCCGCCTCCGCGCTCAGCGGGGCCGGCTGCCCGGCCGACGAGTACAGCGCCCGCGTGCGCAGGAGCCGCCGACTCGCCACCTTCCCCCGCCCCTCACCACGCCACACGGGGGCGGGGCGAGGCGCGGGAGGGGGCGGGCTAAACTCACCCAGCCCGGTCCCGTGGCCGTCGCGCGCACGCAGCTAGACGCTGCGGGGATGTCGGGCCCGCCTAGGCAGGGATCGCTGGGAAGTGGCCCCGGAGGAATGTACCCTGCTGGGAATGAGGTTTCTGGCCCTCAGAGGACCGAGGGCCTGAAGCAGCCTCCAATAGTGCTTGTGACCCCAGTTTGGTTAACGAACAGGACCACACCGTAGTGTTGCCTGGTATCACAGAGGCCAGACTTCATGACccaaaaggtttcagagtagcagccgtgttagtctgtatcagcaaaaagaacagtctctacacaaaataataaatggacacaaatcagacgtcaagaattataacattcaaaaaccagctggcgaatacttcaacctccctggtcactcaattacagatctaaaagttgcatttttccaacaaaaaaatttcaaaggaaactgcagaattggaattaatttgcaaactggacaccattaaattaggcttcaataaagactgggagtagatGGGTCGTTACACAACGTAAaagctatttccccatgctaatttttcctctactgttactcacaccttcttgtcaactgtttgaaatgtgccatcctgattatcactacaaaagttttttttctcctgctgataatagcccaccttaattgattagtctcattagagttggtgtGGCAACCCCCATttcttcatgttctctgtgtatatatatcttcctactgtattttccactgcatgcatctgatgaagtgcgttttagcccacaaaagcttatgcccaaataaatttgttagtttctaaagtgc contains:
- the SLC35E3 gene encoding solute carrier family 35 member E3 isoform X1 produces the protein MGPGPGPGWLAAGLLVNLAASICIVFLNKWLYVRLGFPNLSLTLVHFAATWLGLALCQALRVFAPKSLRPRQLLPLALSFCGFVVFTNLSLQSNTIGTYQLAKAMTTPAIVAIQSLFYGKSFPLRIKLTLIPITVGVFLNSYYDVKFNFLGMVFATFGVLVTSLYQVWVGAKQHELQVNSMQLLYYQAPMSSAMLLCIVPFFEPVFGEGGIFGPWTPSAVLMVLLSGIIAFMVNLSIYWIIGNTSPVTYNMFGHFKFCITLLGGYLLFKDPLSLNQVLGILCTLLGILAYTHFKLSQQEGSKSKLVQRP
- the SLC35E3 gene encoding solute carrier family 35 member E3 isoform X2 encodes the protein MGPGPGPGWLAAGLLVNLAASICIVFLNKWLYVRLGFPNLSLTLVHFAATWLGLALCQALRVFAPKSLRPRQLLPLALSFCGFVVFTNLSLQSNTIGTYQLAKAMTTPAIVAIQSLFYGKSFPLRIKLTLIPITVGVFLNSYYDVKFNFLGMVFATFGVLVTSLYQVWVGAKQHELQVNSMQLLYYQAPMSSAMLLCIVPFFEPVFGEGGIFGPWTPSAVGVTFIMSIITTSFTCHF